Proteins encoded within one genomic window of Flavobacterium gilvum:
- a CDS encoding FAD-binding and (Fe-S)-binding domain-containing protein: protein MLAPSYQKLKDILSVTIDSKRILTNPLQTLAYGTDASFYRLIPKIVILAHNEAEVIEIIKQAKKLDIALTFRAAGTSLSGQAITDSVLVVATHGWKNFELLEENKKIKLEPGIVGARANTFLAPHGLKIGPDPASIGACMIGGIVANNASGMCCGTAQNSYQTIADIRIVLHDGTVLDTADAKSVDAFKKNQTDLIQEIENLRDQIKSDETLYNQIKNKFKIKNTTGYSINALVDYQDSIEIIKHLMVGSEGTLAFISNVTFKTIIDEKHKSCSLIFFNTIKDACNATILLKSAPVAAVELLDRESIRSVENDDDAPAYFKTLPESACALLVECRDNDVTVLKEKQDAIRLQIQSIPTYTNYEFTSNPKQYYFNWKARKGLLPTVGGLRKNGTTVIIEDVAFPLPQLADACLELKDLFKKYEYHDAVLFGHALEGNLHFVFSQDFSNQAEVDRYEKLMSELAVLVVDRFNGSLKAEHGTGRNMAPFVEKEWGATAYEIMKRIKNIFDPNNKINPDVLINPDPKAHLKNLKPMPESHAIVDKCMECGFCEPHCVSEGLTLSPRQRIVIAREISRLEESHDNPQRLADIRKDVTYQLDETCATDGLCALACPVHIDTGKFVKTWRANELNDSNKKAGAFIGSHMAETTAVMRTGLKMVSFFHSLFGTKIMTTLSNGFHFISFGKVPKWIPEMPKGANKINTKN, encoded by the coding sequence ATGTTAGCTCCTTCTTATCAAAAGTTAAAAGACATTTTATCCGTCACTATTGATTCTAAACGTATTTTGACAAATCCTTTGCAAACTCTTGCTTATGGAACTGATGCCAGTTTTTACAGACTAATTCCGAAAATTGTCATCCTCGCGCACAATGAAGCCGAAGTTATCGAAATTATAAAACAAGCCAAGAAGCTAGACATTGCTCTGACCTTTCGTGCTGCAGGAACCAGTTTATCCGGTCAGGCCATTACCGATTCGGTTTTGGTAGTAGCCACACACGGCTGGAAAAACTTTGAACTTTTAGAGGAAAATAAAAAAATAAAATTGGAACCTGGAATTGTAGGAGCAAGAGCCAACACTTTTCTAGCTCCGCACGGATTGAAAATTGGGCCTGATCCTGCTTCAATTGGTGCTTGTATGATTGGCGGAATTGTCGCCAATAACGCCAGCGGAATGTGTTGCGGAACTGCTCAAAACTCATATCAGACCATCGCCGATATCCGAATTGTATTGCACGACGGAACTGTTCTTGACACCGCCGACGCGAAAAGTGTAGATGCTTTCAAAAAAAATCAAACTGATTTAATTCAGGAAATAGAAAATCTTAGAGATCAAATTAAAAGTGATGAGACGCTTTATAACCAAATCAAAAATAAATTTAAAATAAAAAACACAACGGGTTACAGCATCAATGCTCTGGTCGATTATCAGGATTCTATCGAAATCATCAAACATTTGATGGTGGGCTCTGAGGGGACCTTGGCTTTTATTTCAAATGTGACTTTCAAAACCATCATTGACGAAAAACACAAATCCTGTTCTTTGATTTTTTTCAATACAATTAAGGATGCTTGCAACGCCACTATTTTACTGAAATCGGCACCGGTCGCAGCAGTAGAATTGTTAGATCGTGAATCCATTCGCTCTGTCGAAAATGATGATGATGCGCCCGCATATTTCAAAACACTTCCCGAATCAGCCTGTGCTTTATTGGTAGAATGCAGAGACAATGATGTGACTGTTTTAAAAGAAAAACAAGATGCCATCAGACTGCAGATTCAGTCCATCCCTACATACACCAATTACGAATTTACTAGCAATCCCAAACAATATTATTTTAACTGGAAAGCCCGAAAAGGCTTGTTGCCAACAGTAGGTGGTTTACGAAAAAACGGAACAACAGTAATCATTGAAGATGTTGCTTTTCCCCTACCACAACTAGCCGATGCCTGTTTGGAATTGAAGGATTTATTCAAGAAATACGAATATCATGATGCGGTTTTGTTTGGTCATGCGTTGGAAGGAAACCTGCACTTTGTTTTCTCGCAAGACTTTTCGAATCAAGCCGAAGTCGATCGATATGAAAAACTAATGTCGGAATTGGCTGTTTTGGTGGTCGATCGTTTCAACGGTTCCTTAAAAGCAGAACACGGAACCGGTCGTAACATGGCTCCATTTGTGGAAAAAGAATGGGGAGCTACCGCTTACGAAATCATGAAACGTATCAAAAATATATTTGATCCAAACAATAAAATCAATCCAGACGTATTAATAAATCCCGATCCAAAAGCACATCTCAAAAACTTAAAACCAATGCCCGAATCCCACGCCATTGTGGACAAATGCATGGAATGTGGATTTTGTGAACCACATTGCGTTTCCGAAGGATTGACATTATCGCCAAGACAACGCATCGTGATTGCACGAGAAATCAGCCGATTGGAAGAATCACATGATAACCCTCAACGACTGGCCGACATCCGAAAAGATGTCACTTATCAACTGGACGAAACTTGTGCTACAGATGGACTTTGTGCCTTGGCTTGTCCCGTACATATCGATACCGGAAAATTTGTAAAAACCTGGCGTGCCAATGAGCTAAATGACAGTAACAAAAAAGCAGGTGCTTTCATTGGTTCACACATGGCAGAAACCACTGCAGTTATGAGAACTGGACTAAAAATGGTTTCCTTTTTTCATTCCTTATTTGGAACTAAAATCATGACAACATTGTCCAACGGATTCCATTTTATTTCATTTGGAAAAGTGCCAAAATGGATTCCCGAAATGCCAAAAGGTGCTAATAAAATTAACACTAAAAATTGA
- a CDS encoding (Fe-S)-binding protein produces the protein MNITVDLKVVYFPSCINRSMGKNSFQNSDDLQLTALTHQLLIRAGFTIIYPESVDSHCCGMPFSSKGFAEANHAQSEALETALLKASENGKYPVLYDMSPCFYHSKEEFSKTLKIVDPIEFMLDYVMPQLTVKNKKETVTIFPVCSVKKIGKTEQLVALSKLCADKVTLIDSNCCGFAGDRGFLIPELNEHGLRELKAQIPANCKEGFSTSRTCEIGLEKMSGIDFKSIFYLIEEVTR, from the coding sequence ATGAATATAACAGTTGATTTAAAAGTAGTTTACTTCCCATCTTGCATCAACAGAAGCATGGGCAAAAATAGTTTTCAAAATTCAGACGATTTGCAATTAACTGCGCTTACTCATCAATTATTGATTCGTGCCGGATTTACCATAATTTATCCCGAATCCGTAGACAGCCATTGCTGTGGTATGCCTTTTTCGAGTAAAGGTTTTGCCGAAGCCAATCATGCACAATCTGAAGCATTGGAAACTGCATTACTAAAAGCTTCCGAAAACGGAAAATATCCTGTTTTGTACGACATGAGTCCGTGTTTTTACCATTCGAAAGAAGAATTTTCCAAAACTCTGAAAATAGTAGATCCCATCGAATTTATGCTTGATTATGTCATGCCGCAATTGACTGTAAAAAACAAAAAAGAAACTGTTACAATTTTCCCTGTTTGTTCTGTGAAAAAAATTGGCAAAACAGAACAATTGGTTGCCTTATCAAAATTGTGCGCTGATAAAGTTACCCTTATTGACAGCAATTGCTGTGGTTTTGCAGGAGATAGAGGTTTCCTGATTCCGGAATTGAACGAACACGGATTGCGTGAATTAAAAGCTCAAATTCCTGCCAATTGTAAAGAAGGTTTTTCTACAAGCCGAACCTGTGAAATCGGACTCGAAAAAATGAGTGGCATTGATTTTAAATCTATTTTTTATCTGATTGAGGAAGTGACGAGGTAG
- the mfd gene encoding transcription-repair coupling factor: MSKATIYSVYDSSPKTTQIAARLQENNQVKIQLEGLLGSATSFVIQSVFKKAELPFLVVLNNKEEAAYYLNDLEQMIGEQDVLFYPGSFRRPYQIEETDNANVLLRAEVLNRINSRKKPAVIVTYPEALFEKVVTRQNLDKNTLKVTVGDKISIDFLNEVLFEYEFKRVDFITEPGEFSVRGGIVDVFSFSNDNPYRIEFFGNEVESIRTFDVGSQLSLDKKKKITIIPNVENKVFQENRESFLDYIAESTVLFFQNTENLLYELDKQFGKAEEAFEKLSKDIKHATPEQLFLGQKEFVKRALDFSIVEFNSKPVFKTTKKFEFHIQPQPSFNKQFDMLLNNLSDNHFNGYQNYLFCSNEAQTKRFHDIFESLDEANSENIRKQYNTIVLPLYQGFIDQENQICCYTDHQIFERYHKFSIKNGYSKKQNLTLKELTTLSVGDYVTHIDHGIGKFGGLQKIQVEGKTQEAIKLVYADNDIVYVSIHSLHKISKYNGKDGTPPKIYKLGSSAWKTLKQKTKARVKHIAFNLIQLYAKRRLEKGFQFAPDSYLQNELESSFIYEDTPDQIKSTQEVKADMESERPMDRLVCGDVGFGKTEVAIRAAFKAVDNSKQVAILVPTTILAYQHYRTFSERLKDMPVSIGYLNRFRTAKQKTETLKQLAEGKLDIVIGTHQLVNKNVVFKDLGLLIVDEEQKFGVNVKDKLKTIAANVDTLTLTATPIPRTLQFSLMAARDLSVITTPPPNRYPIETNVVGFNEELIRDAISYEIQRNGQVFFINNRIENIKEIAGMVQRLVPSARVGIGHGQMDGGKLEELMLAFMNGEFDVLVATTIIESGLDVPNANTIFINNANNFGLSDLHQMRGRVGRSNKKAFCYFICPPYSHMTDDARKRIQALEQFSELGSGLNIAMKDLEIRGAGDLLGGEQSGFINDIGFDTYQKIMNEAIEELKENEFKDLYPEENNIETKEYVKDLQIDTDFELLFSDEYINNVTERLSLYNELADVKNEEELIVFQNKLIDRFGPMPPRALALMNSIRIKWIATRVGIEKLVMKKGKMIGYFVSDQQSDFYHSKRFHKVIQFVQTHSNICVMKEKQTPAGLRLLLTFDNVKNTRTALEFMQLLGGE, from the coding sequence TTGAGTAAGGCTACTATATATTCGGTTTATGATTCTTCTCCAAAAACGACTCAGATTGCAGCCCGTTTGCAGGAAAATAATCAGGTAAAAATACAATTGGAAGGTTTGTTGGGATCAGCGACCTCTTTTGTAATTCAGTCGGTTTTTAAAAAAGCAGAACTTCCTTTTTTGGTAGTTTTGAACAATAAAGAAGAAGCGGCTTATTATTTGAACGATTTGGAACAAATGATAGGCGAGCAGGATGTGTTGTTTTATCCCGGATCTTTTCGTCGTCCGTATCAAATTGAGGAAACCGACAATGCTAATGTTTTGCTTCGCGCTGAGGTTTTGAATCGAATCAATTCCCGCAAGAAACCCGCAGTTATTGTTACGTATCCGGAGGCTCTTTTTGAAAAAGTGGTGACACGCCAAAATTTGGATAAAAATACGCTCAAAGTTACCGTAGGCGATAAAATTTCGATTGATTTCCTGAACGAAGTACTGTTTGAATACGAATTCAAAAGGGTTGACTTTATCACAGAACCCGGTGAATTCTCCGTTCGTGGAGGAATTGTCGATGTGTTTTCGTTTTCGAATGACAATCCGTATCGAATAGAATTTTTCGGAAATGAAGTTGAAAGCATCCGAACTTTTGACGTTGGAAGCCAATTGTCATTGGACAAAAAGAAAAAAATCACCATTATTCCGAATGTCGAGAATAAAGTTTTTCAGGAAAACCGAGAGAGTTTCTTGGATTATATAGCCGAAAGCACGGTTTTGTTTTTTCAAAATACCGAGAATCTTTTATACGAATTGGATAAGCAATTTGGCAAAGCCGAAGAAGCTTTTGAGAAATTGTCCAAAGATATTAAGCACGCCACGCCAGAGCAATTATTTTTGGGTCAAAAGGAATTTGTCAAGCGGGCGTTGGATTTTTCGATTGTGGAATTCAATTCCAAGCCGGTTTTTAAAACGACCAAGAAATTTGAATTTCACATTCAGCCACAACCGTCGTTTAACAAGCAATTTGATATGTTGCTAAATAATTTGAGCGACAACCATTTTAACGGCTACCAAAATTATCTATTTTGTTCGAATGAGGCGCAAACTAAACGTTTTCACGATATATTTGAATCTTTGGATGAAGCCAATTCCGAGAATATCCGCAAGCAATACAACACCATTGTTTTGCCACTTTATCAAGGATTTATCGATCAGGAAAACCAGATTTGTTGTTATACCGACCATCAGATTTTTGAACGCTATCATAAATTCAGCATCAAAAACGGTTATTCGAAGAAACAAAATTTAACATTAAAGGAACTCACCACTTTGTCCGTAGGTGATTATGTAACGCATATCGATCACGGAATAGGGAAGTTTGGTGGTTTGCAAAAAATTCAGGTCGAAGGAAAAACGCAGGAAGCCATCAAGTTGGTGTATGCCGATAATGATATTGTGTACGTGAGTATTCACTCGCTGCATAAGATTTCGAAATACAACGGAAAAGACGGAACGCCACCCAAAATTTATAAATTAGGTTCTAGTGCGTGGAAGACTTTAAAACAGAAAACCAAAGCAAGGGTTAAACACATAGCATTCAATTTGATTCAATTGTATGCCAAGCGCCGACTGGAAAAAGGATTCCAATTTGCTCCTGATAGTTATCTGCAAAACGAATTGGAAAGTTCGTTTATTTACGAAGACACTCCTGACCAAATCAAATCAACTCAGGAAGTCAAAGCCGACATGGAAAGCGAGCGTCCTATGGATCGTTTGGTTTGTGGTGATGTGGGATTTGGTAAAACCGAAGTGGCTATTCGTGCAGCTTTCAAGGCTGTTGACAATAGTAAACAAGTCGCAATTCTCGTCCCCACGACTATTTTGGCCTACCAGCATTATCGTACTTTTAGCGAAAGGCTAAAAGATATGCCGGTTTCTATTGGCTATTTGAACCGTTTCAGAACTGCAAAACAAAAAACGGAAACCTTAAAACAACTCGCCGAAGGAAAACTTGATATTGTTATTGGGACACATCAATTGGTCAACAAAAATGTGGTTTTCAAAGATCTTGGTTTGTTGATTGTTGATGAGGAACAGAAATTTGGGGTTAATGTAAAAGACAAATTAAAAACGATAGCGGCCAATGTCGATACCTTGACTTTGACGGCAACACCGATTCCGAGAACGTTGCAGTTTTCGTTGATGGCAGCGCGTGATTTATCGGTGATTACAACGCCTCCGCCCAATCGTTATCCTATAGAAACCAATGTAGTTGGGTTTAATGAAGAACTGATTCGGGATGCGATTTCGTATGAAATTCAGCGCAACGGACAGGTTTTCTTTATCAATAACCGAATAGAAAACATCAAGGAAATTGCCGGAATGGTTCAGCGTTTGGTTCCTAGCGCGCGCGTGGGAATTGGACACGGACAAATGGATGGCGGTAAATTGGAAGAATTAATGCTCGCCTTTATGAATGGCGAATTTGATGTTTTGGTGGCAACAACAATCATCGAAAGTGGTTTGGACGTTCCGAATGCGAATACTATTTTTATCAATAATGCCAATAATTTCGGCTTGTCTGATTTGCATCAAATGAGAGGCCGTGTGGGTCGAAGCAACAAGAAAGCGTTTTGTTATTTCATCTGTCCGCCGTATTCGCACATGACCGATGATGCCCGAAAACGAATCCAGGCGTTGGAACAATTCAGCGAATTGGGAAGCGGTTTGAACATTGCGATGAAAGATCTGGAAATTCGTGGTGCAGGAGATTTATTGGGAGGAGAACAAAGTGGTTTCATCAACGACATAGGTTTTGATACGTATCAAAAAATCATGAACGAAGCCATCGAGGAATTGAAGGAAAACGAATTTAAGGATTTATATCCCGAAGAAAATAATATCGAGACCAAAGAATATGTAAAAGACCTGCAAATCGACACCGATTTTGAGTTGTTGTTTTCAGATGAATATATCAATAATGTCACGGAGCGTTTGAGTTTGTACAACGAATTGGCCGACGTGAAAAACGAAGAAGAACTGATTGTTTTTCAAAACAAACTGATTGACCGTTTTGGCCCAATGCCACCAAGAGCACTTGCTTTAATGAACAGCATCCGCATCAAATGGATTGCCACTCGCGTTGGAATTGAAAAATTGGTGATGAAGAAAGGCAAGATGATTGGCTATTTTGTTTCCGATCAGCAATCGGATTTCTATCATTCAAAACGTTTCCATAAAGTAATTCAGTTTGTGCAAACGCATAGTAATATTTGTGTGATGAAGGAAAAACAAACTCCAGCCGGACTGAGACTTTTATTGACTTTTGATAATGTTAAGAATACTAGGACGGCTTTGGAATTTATGCAGTTGTTGGGAGGGGAGTAG
- a CDS encoding L-threonine 3-dehydrogenase codes for MNPKILIIGACGQIGTELTHELRAIYGTDNVIASDIRKLNNEVVNSGHFEVVNALDFNQIQHLVEIHQITDVYLMAALLSATAEKNPAFAWDLNMNSLFHVLNLAKAGQIKKIFWPSSIAVFGPNTPKENTPQYTIMEPSTVYGISKQAGERWCEYYHNMFGVDVRSVRYPGLISWTTPPGGGTTDYAVDIYHKAISEGKYECFLTSETKMPMMYMDDAIAATINIMKAPVEQIKIRSSYNLAAMSFTPTEIAAEIKKHITELEVTYEPDFRQKIADSWPSSIDDSCAREDWGWNHEFDLEMMTVDMLKNLAPQYNTDLQ; via the coding sequence ATGAATCCAAAAATATTAATAATAGGTGCCTGTGGGCAAATTGGAACCGAATTGACCCATGAACTCCGTGCCATTTATGGAACAGACAACGTTATTGCCTCCGATATTCGAAAATTAAATAATGAAGTTGTAAACTCAGGGCATTTTGAGGTAGTCAACGCTTTGGATTTTAACCAAATTCAACACCTTGTAGAAATTCACCAAATTACAGATGTCTATTTGATGGCTGCTCTGCTCTCTGCAACTGCTGAGAAAAACCCCGCCTTTGCCTGGGATCTTAATATGAATTCGTTGTTTCATGTTCTTAATTTGGCGAAAGCCGGACAAATCAAAAAAATATTTTGGCCTTCGAGTATAGCTGTTTTTGGCCCAAACACCCCAAAAGAAAACACCCCGCAATACACCATTATGGAGCCTTCCACCGTATATGGAATCAGCAAACAAGCGGGCGAAAGATGGTGCGAATACTACCACAATATGTTTGGCGTCGATGTACGAAGCGTGCGTTACCCAGGATTAATCAGTTGGACCACACCACCAGGCGGAGGAACAACAGATTATGCCGTAGACATATACCACAAAGCCATTTCTGAAGGAAAATACGAATGTTTCCTGACCTCTGAAACCAAAATGCCAATGATGTACATGGACGACGCCATTGCCGCGACCATCAACATTATGAAAGCCCCAGTTGAACAAATCAAGATTCGTTCTTCTTACAATCTTGCTGCCATGAGTTTTACCCCAACAGAAATTGCAGCTGAAATCAAAAAACACATCACAGAACTCGAGGTAACTTACGAACCTGACTTCCGTCAAAAAATTGCCGACAGCTGGCCTTCAAGTATTGACGACAGCTGTGCCCGTGAAGATTGGGGATGGAACCATGAATTTGACCTGGAAATGATGACCGTCGATATGCTAAAAAATCTAGCCCCACAATACAATACCGATTTACAATAA